Proteins encoded together in one Phycisphaerae bacterium window:
- a CDS encoding RtcB family protein, with the protein MKSRDLIKMGYPAGPILHLALSAAGEARVSGQRKSKVLQTLRMLLIDAHPYVEDPLFGKIAKALIAAGLVAQPKPTAADYKLNESLEYKVWGDDIDEQAHQQMRNACKLPISVAGALMPDAHVGYGLPIGGVLATDNAVIPYAVGVDIACRMMMTVFDLPPHLLQDQDDRFKAIIENNTRFGIGAEWKPKREHPVMDEDWNISQVTARLKDKAHRQLGTSGSGNHFVEFGEVTFLESVRGVSPGKYLAVLSHSGSRGPGNEAAGFYSKWAMSRHKSMPKELRHLAWLELDGPGDEYWAVMELMGRYASANHHIIHRQIVKAVGEPPLLQIENHHNFAWKEQHGGRTVIVHRKGATPAGKGVLGIIPGSMASPAYVVEGLGNEESLQSASHGAGRLMSRGEAIRTFKWPQVRQFLKEKGVTLLSAGLDEAPWVYKDIEKVMAAQETLVRPVARFMPRLVKMSPPGDRPED; encoded by the coding sequence ATGAAGTCGCGCGATCTGATCAAGATGGGTTATCCGGCCGGGCCGATTCTGCATCTGGCCCTGTCGGCGGCAGGCGAGGCGCGCGTTTCGGGGCAACGTAAGTCAAAAGTCCTTCAGACGTTACGCATGTTATTGATCGACGCTCACCCTTATGTGGAAGACCCCTTGTTCGGCAAGATCGCCAAAGCGTTGATCGCGGCCGGTCTCGTTGCCCAGCCCAAGCCGACAGCCGCTGACTACAAGCTCAATGAGTCCCTGGAATACAAGGTTTGGGGAGACGATATCGACGAACAGGCCCACCAGCAGATGCGAAATGCGTGCAAGCTGCCCATTTCAGTGGCCGGGGCGCTCATGCCCGACGCCCATGTGGGCTATGGCCTGCCCATCGGTGGCGTACTGGCAACCGACAACGCGGTCATTCCCTACGCCGTCGGCGTGGATATCGCCTGCCGGATGATGATGACCGTTTTCGACCTGCCCCCGCATCTGCTGCAGGATCAGGATGATCGTTTCAAGGCGATCATCGAAAACAACACCCGGTTCGGTATTGGAGCTGAGTGGAAGCCGAAACGCGAACACCCGGTGATGGACGAGGACTGGAACATCTCGCAGGTGACCGCCCGCCTGAAAGACAAAGCCCACCGGCAACTCGGCACCTCCGGTTCGGGTAACCACTTCGTCGAGTTTGGCGAGGTGACGTTTTTGGAATCGGTGCGTGGTGTGTCGCCAGGGAAATACCTCGCCGTCCTTTCGCACAGCGGAAGTCGCGGTCCGGGCAACGAGGCCGCAGGCTTCTACAGCAAGTGGGCCATGAGCCGGCACAAATCGATGCCCAAGGAGTTGCGTCATTTGGCTTGGCTTGAACTGGACGGTCCGGGCGACGAGTACTGGGCGGTCATGGAGCTGATGGGTCGCTATGCCTCGGCCAACCATCACATCATTCACCGGCAGATCGTCAAAGCGGTCGGTGAGCCGCCCCTCCTGCAGATCGAGAACCACCACAACTTTGCCTGGAAGGAGCAGCACGGCGGACGTACGGTGATTGTTCACCGCAAGGGAGCCACGCCGGCAGGCAAGGGCGTGCTGGGAATCATTCCTGGCTCGATGGCCAGCCCGGCCTATGTGGTGGAGGGGCTCGGCAACGAGGAGTCATTGCAGTCCGCCTCGCATGGGGCTGGCCGGTTGATGTCCCGGGGCGAGGCCATCCGGACTTTCAAGTGGCCCCAGGTCAGGCAGTTCCTGAAAGAAAAGGGTGTAACCCTCTTGTCCGCAGGCCTGGACGAGGCCCCCTGGGTCTACAAGGACATCGAAAAGGTCATGGCCGCCCAGGAGACGCTGGTTCGTCCGGTGGCCAGGTTCATGCCTCGCTTGGTAAAGATGTCGCCACCTGGGGACCGACCGGAAGACTGA
- a CDS encoding sugar phosphate isomerase/epimerase family protein: protein MSIEQSIDRRDFVKLVGAGLMAVGGGHLAAGAENTAVPAAKPAAKFKKAIGFEMVGEDLSVLDKFKLLKELGFDGVEVQSSGRPDREEFLKARDATGLEIHSVMNPDHWKKPLSHPDPKVREECRKSMQGSLEDAKYWGAGSVLLVPAVVSKEIAYDEAYTRSQAEIRKLAPIAEKLGVVIGIEFVWNNFLLSPLEFARYIDEINSPMVQAYFDCGNVVRYGWPEQWVRILGKRICKIHIKEYSRQKANEEGVWAGFDVELMEGDCDWPSVTKALREVGYSSYITAEVKGGKKARLAQLAELIDKVIAG from the coding sequence ATGAGCATCGAGCAGAGTATCGATCGGCGGGATTTCGTGAAGCTGGTGGGTGCCGGGCTGATGGCCGTAGGAGGGGGCCACCTGGCGGCCGGAGCCGAAAACACGGCGGTACCCGCGGCCAAGCCGGCGGCGAAGTTCAAGAAGGCCATCGGTTTCGAGATGGTCGGCGAGGACCTCTCGGTGCTCGACAAGTTCAAGCTGCTTAAAGAACTGGGCTTTGACGGTGTCGAAGTTCAGAGCAGCGGACGACCGGACCGCGAGGAGTTCCTCAAGGCCCGCGACGCGACCGGTCTTGAGATCCACAGCGTGATGAACCCCGATCACTGGAAGAAGCCGCTGTCGCATCCCGATCCCAAGGTCCGCGAGGAATGTCGCAAGAGCATGCAGGGCTCGCTTGAGGATGCCAAGTACTGGGGCGCCGGCTCCGTCCTGCTCGTCCCGGCCGTGGTCAGCAAGGAGATCGCCTACGACGAGGCCTATACCCGGTCTCAGGCCGAGATCCGCAAGCTGGCCCCCATTGCCGAGAAGCTCGGCGTCGTTATTGGCATCGAGTTCGTCTGGAACAACTTCCTGCTCAGCCCGCTGGAGTTCGCCCGTTACATCGACGAGATCAATTCACCCATGGTCCAAGCGTACTTCGACTGCGGCAACGTGGTCCGCTACGGCTGGCCGGAACAGTGGGTCCGCATTCTGGGCAAGCGTATCTGCAAGATCCACATCAAGGAGTACAGCCGGCAGAAGGCAAACGAAGAGGGCGTTTGGGCGGGCTTCGACGTCGAACTCATGGAGGGCGACTGCGACTGGCCGTCGGTCACCAAGGCCCTGCGTGAGGTGGGCTACAGCAGCTACATCACCGCCGAGGTCAAAGGCGGCAAGAAAGCTCGTCTGGCTCAACTGGCAGAACTGATAGACAAAGTCATTGCGGGCTGA
- a CDS encoding DUF433 domain-containing protein, whose translation MDYQQFIVRDPRVCGGQPVIRGTRVTLQTVLASLADGDGIDEILADLPTLTRSQVEAVIAFAAASASEDLPTPGVPHLT comes from the coding sequence ATGGATTACCAACAGTTCATAGTCCGCGATCCGCGGGTCTGCGGTGGCCAACCGGTGATTCGGGGCACAAGGGTGACGCTCCAGACCGTGCTGGCGAGCCTGGCGGATGGAGATGGGATCGACGAAATCCTGGCGGATCTCCCCACACTTACGAGATCGCAGGTCGAAGCAGTCATTGCCTTCGCGGCTGCTTCCGCCAGCGAAGATCTGCCCACTCCTGGCGTCCCCCATCTGACATGA
- a CDS encoding Gfo/Idh/MocA family oxidoreductase, protein MQSGSKSGNATDAVSRRVFLSGTMGAAAGLAAPYVIGSRAGAAETRPAAARVSPNDKIRIGLIGANGQGKFSLDQLMQQPDAVITAVCEVFEKRRDEALAKCNGTAKPYGDYRKVLENKDIDAVVIATPPHWHALMAIEAAEAGKDFYLEKPMTLTVGECLAVHHAVQKYKRITQVGTQVHATANYRRIVDVVRSGILGPISMVRVFHVLNQGPEGIGRTPPTPVPQGLDWEMWLGPGPKRPFHPLLFKNSEFHPSFMAYSGGWTPGMAPHLLDLPYWALDLGHPTCTSSTGGRYIIDDDGDAYDFQQIQWQFPKLTVCWWTSLVNSFGFDTQGQPGVHRRRGIYFHGTNGTLIADYGYLKIVPEGDRMEEEDVEKVEKVTPDSPGHHREWLDGIRTRTPPSCHVGYHYKVDMAINLGMLSLKLGRSVQFDPVTETIPNDPEAQKHVNPVYREPWRFPAQYV, encoded by the coding sequence ATGCAAAGCGGTAGCAAGTCCGGCAACGCCACTGACGCGGTATCGCGACGGGTTTTCTTGAGCGGGACAATGGGAGCGGCGGCAGGACTGGCCGCACCGTACGTCATCGGGTCTCGGGCCGGGGCGGCCGAGACAAGACCGGCGGCTGCCCGAGTGAGCCCCAACGACAAGATCCGGATCGGGCTGATCGGGGCCAACGGGCAGGGCAAGTTCAGCCTCGACCAGTTGATGCAGCAGCCGGACGCGGTCATCACCGCGGTATGCGAGGTCTTCGAGAAACGTCGCGACGAGGCTCTCGCCAAGTGCAACGGGACGGCCAAGCCGTACGGCGACTACCGCAAGGTTCTCGAAAACAAGGACATCGATGCCGTGGTGATCGCCACGCCCCCGCACTGGCACGCGCTGATGGCCATCGAAGCGGCCGAGGCGGGCAAGGACTTCTACCTCGAAAAGCCAATGACCCTCACCGTAGGCGAGTGCCTAGCAGTGCACCACGCGGTCCAGAAGTACAAGCGCATCACGCAGGTGGGCACACAGGTCCATGCCACGGCCAATTACCGGCGAATTGTCGACGTCGTCCGCTCGGGCATTCTCGGGCCGATCAGCATGGTTCGTGTGTTCCACGTCCTCAACCAGGGGCCTGAGGGGATCGGCAGGACACCGCCGACCCCGGTACCCCAAGGCCTTGACTGGGAGATGTGGCTGGGACCGGGACCCAAACGCCCGTTTCATCCACTGCTGTTCAAGAATTCGGAGTTTCACCCATCGTTCATGGCTTACAGCGGGGGTTGGACACCCGGCATGGCCCCGCACCTGCTTGACCTGCCGTACTGGGCCTTGGACCTTGGCCATCCCACGTGCACCAGCAGCACAGGCGGCCGCTACATCATCGACGACGATGGCGACGCCTACGATTTTCAGCAGATTCAGTGGCAGTTCCCGAAGCTGACCGTGTGCTGGTGGACCTCGCTGGTCAACAGCTTCGGGTTTGACACGCAGGGACAGCCCGGCGTGCACCGCCGGCGCGGCATCTACTTCCACGGGACCAATGGCACGTTGATCGCCGATTACGGTTACCTGAAGATTGTCCCCGAAGGCGACCGCATGGAGGAGGAGGACGTCGAGAAGGTTGAGAAGGTCACGCCCGACTCGCCGGGTCATCATCGCGAATGGCTCGACGGCATCCGCACGCGCACGCCGCCCAGTTGCCACGTCGGCTATCACTACAAAGTGGATATGGCCATCAACCTGGGGATGCTTTCGCTGAAACTTGGCCGTTCGGTGCAGTTTGACCCCGTAACCGAGACGATCCCTAACGATCCCGAGGCCCAAAAGCACGTAAATCCCGTCTACCGCGAGCCGTGGAGGTTTCCGGCGCAGTACGTGTGA
- the queA gene encoding tRNA preQ1(34) S-adenosylmethionine ribosyltransferase-isomerase QueA, with the protein MRTSELQYELPTELIAQEPPEQRDASRLLVLDRSTGTLRHEVFARLPHLLPPKALLVMNDTRVLPARLYMARRSGGRVEGLFLRETEAGAWEIMLTASGRLKTGEELRINGSTRRLRLTRSAKAGVWFAEPVPCAPAVEILAECGHPPLPPYIRRGTQDNSTAGKDERERLDRDRYQTVYARRPGAVAAPTAGLHFTPAVLNELRTAGIETSFVTLHVGVGTFAPIRCDDLAEHEMHAEWYDCPAATAEAVNAAQAQDRPIVAIGTTSARVLETCADESGRVTMASGWTRLFIYPPYRFKVVEGMVTNFHLPGSTLLAMLFAFAGREAILNAYNEAIRERYRFYSYGDAMLVL; encoded by the coding sequence GTGCGTACAAGCGAACTGCAATATGAGCTGCCGACGGAACTGATTGCCCAGGAACCGCCGGAGCAGCGCGACGCCAGCCGTTTGCTGGTGCTGGATCGGTCCACCGGTACGCTGCGACACGAAGTGTTCGCCAGGCTGCCACACCTGCTCCCCCCCAAGGCACTGCTGGTCATGAACGACACGCGCGTGCTGCCCGCGCGGTTATACATGGCTCGCCGAAGCGGCGGGCGGGTGGAAGGCTTGTTTCTCCGGGAGACCGAGGCTGGAGCGTGGGAGATCATGTTGACCGCTTCTGGTCGGCTCAAGACGGGCGAGGAATTACGGATCAACGGCTCGACTCGCCGGCTGCGGTTGACAAGGAGTGCTAAAGCGGGGGTGTGGTTCGCCGAACCGGTGCCCTGCGCGCCGGCGGTGGAGATCCTGGCCGAGTGCGGTCATCCACCGCTGCCGCCGTACATCCGGCGCGGCACGCAGGACAACAGTACTGCCGGCAAGGACGAGAGGGAGAGACTCGATCGCGATCGATACCAGACGGTGTACGCCCGCCGGCCCGGGGCCGTAGCCGCGCCGACGGCCGGGCTGCATTTCACGCCTGCCGTGCTGAACGAGCTGCGGACCGCTGGCATTGAGACCTCTTTCGTGACGCTCCACGTGGGCGTGGGCACTTTCGCCCCCATCCGCTGCGATGATCTGGCTGAGCACGAGATGCACGCTGAGTGGTATGATTGCCCTGCGGCGACAGCCGAGGCCGTCAACGCTGCCCAAGCGCAGGACCGGCCGATTGTGGCCATCGGCACCACCAGCGCCCGCGTCCTCGAAACATGCGCCGACGAGAGCGGTCGCGTCACCATGGCCAGCGGTTGGACGCGGCTCTTCATCTATCCCCCGTACCGGTTCAAAGTCGTAGAAGGCATGGTGACCAATTTTCACCTGCCGGGTAGCACGCTGCTCGCGATGTTGTTCGCCTTTGCCGGTCGCGAGGCGATCCTGAATGCCTACAATGAAGCGATTCGAGAGCGGTATCGCTTCTATAGCTATGGCGATGCAATGCTGGTTCTCTGA